The following are encoded together in the Leuconostoc mesenteroides subsp. mesenteroides ATCC 8293 genome:
- the rpoC gene encoding DNA-directed RNA polymerase subunit beta' has product MAIDVNKFESMQIALASPDKIRSWSYGEVKKPETINYRTLKPEKDGLFDERIFGPTKDYECACGKYKRIRYKGIVCDRCGVEVTSSKVRRERMGHIELAAPVTHIWYFKGIPSRMGLVLDMSPRSLEEIIYFASYVVIEPGDAPVEKKQMMTEREYRQLKKEYGAGFKAGMGAEAIKELLANVDLATEADELKRELQEATGQKRVRAVRRLDIIEAFLQSDNKPEWMVMEVIPVIPPDLRPMVQLEGGRFATSDLNDLYRRVINRNNRLKRLLDLNAPGIIVQNEKRMLQEAVDALIDNGRRGRPVAGPGNRPLKSLSHMLKGKQGRFRQNLLGKRVDYSGRSVIDVGPFLKMNQMGLPVPMAIELFRPFIMKELTTRKLAGNVKSAKRKIDKADGDVMDVLEDVIKEHPVLLNRAPTLHRLGIQAFEPVLVSGKAMRLHPLVTEAYNADFDGDQMAIHVPLSDEAQAEARLLMLAAGHILAPKDGKPIVAPSQDMVIGNYYLTTEEAGREGEGMIFSSVDEARIAFASKVVHYHTRVGIQTSSFPSEKPFTDEQRSKIMITSVGKLFFNEILPSDFPYINEPSEDNFKRVDDSFFIDAGENIHDYLADTSIVNPFKKGFLSDIIAEVYKRYKVTETSLLLDRMKDLGYDKSTESGLTVSMTDVLELEEKPAILEDAHSQVATVTKQFRRGLITDSERYQRVTEIWTKAKDIIQDKLIESFEPTNPIFMMQDSGARGNISNFVQLAGMRGLMAGPGGKIIELPVTANFREGLTVMEMFISTHGARKGMSDTALKTANSGYLTRRLVDVAQDVIVREFDNDSDRGVAVQAIMDGTSVVEPLYDRILGRYAMKSVFDPETDEKIVSRNEMIDEDVAKKIVNAGIKEVTIRSVFTSTTEHGVSVLDYGRNLASGEEVEVGEAVGTVAAQSIGEPGTQLTMRNFHTGGVAGGNDITQGLPRVQEIVEARIPKGRAEISEVTGTITVIEENPADRTKSVTIEGETDTRTYTLPLTTRMRFGEGDEIKRGEAINEGPIDPKELLAVTDTLTTESYMLTEIQKVYRLQGIEVSDKHIEVMIRQMLRKIRVMDPGQTDLLPGTLMDIADFKRANEPALFEGLVPATARPVLLGITKAALETNSFLSAASFQETTRVLTDAAIRGKNDPLVGLKENVIIGKIIPAGTGMAEYRKIKSKVVGDVIAQPESESEEASDIPKLDDVAKTFDN; this is encoded by the coding sequence ATGGCAATCGATGTTAATAAATTCGAAAGTATGCAAATCGCTTTGGCTTCCCCTGATAAGATTCGTTCATGGTCTTATGGTGAAGTAAAGAAGCCAGAAACGATTAACTATCGAACACTTAAGCCAGAAAAAGACGGTTTGTTCGATGAACGTATTTTCGGACCTACAAAAGATTATGAATGTGCCTGTGGTAAGTACAAGCGAATCCGATATAAGGGTATTGTTTGTGACCGCTGTGGTGTTGAAGTAACATCATCAAAAGTTCGTCGTGAACGTATGGGTCACATCGAATTAGCTGCTCCTGTTACACATATTTGGTATTTCAAGGGAATTCCTTCACGTATGGGACTTGTTTTAGACATGTCTCCACGTTCACTTGAAGAAATTATATATTTTGCTTCTTATGTTGTTATTGAACCAGGTGATGCACCTGTTGAAAAGAAGCAAATGATGACGGAACGTGAGTACCGTCAACTGAAAAAAGAATATGGTGCTGGCTTTAAGGCTGGCATGGGCGCAGAAGCAATCAAAGAATTACTTGCAAACGTTGATTTAGCTACGGAAGCTGATGAATTAAAGCGTGAATTGCAAGAAGCAACAGGACAAAAACGAGTACGTGCGGTACGTCGTTTGGACATTATTGAAGCCTTTCTCCAGTCAGATAACAAACCTGAATGGATGGTAATGGAAGTTATTCCAGTTATTCCTCCTGATTTGCGTCCGATGGTTCAATTGGAAGGTGGCCGTTTTGCCACGTCTGATTTGAATGATTTATATCGCCGTGTTATCAACCGTAACAATCGTTTGAAGCGTTTGCTTGATTTGAATGCGCCAGGCATTATCGTGCAAAATGAAAAGCGTATGTTACAAGAAGCTGTTGATGCGTTGATTGATAATGGTCGTCGTGGTCGTCCGGTTGCTGGTCCAGGTAATCGTCCATTGAAATCACTTTCACACATGTTGAAGGGTAAGCAAGGTCGTTTCCGTCAGAACTTACTTGGTAAGCGTGTTGATTATTCTGGTCGTTCGGTTATTGATGTTGGACCTTTCTTGAAAATGAACCAAATGGGATTGCCTGTACCAATGGCTATTGAACTATTCCGTCCATTTATCATGAAAGAATTAACAACACGTAAGTTGGCTGGCAATGTCAAGTCTGCTAAACGCAAGATTGATAAAGCTGACGGCGACGTGATGGATGTCTTGGAAGATGTTATCAAGGAACACCCTGTTCTTTTGAACCGAGCACCTACATTGCACCGTCTTGGAATTCAAGCGTTTGAGCCAGTGTTAGTTTCAGGTAAAGCAATGCGTTTGCACCCATTGGTTACTGAAGCCTATAACGCCGATTTCGATGGTGATCAGATGGCCATCCACGTACCATTATCTGATGAAGCACAAGCTGAAGCGCGTTTGTTAATGCTTGCTGCTGGGCATATTTTGGCACCTAAAGATGGAAAGCCAATTGTTGCGCCATCACAGGATATGGTTATTGGAAACTACTATTTGACTACTGAAGAAGCTGGTCGTGAAGGCGAAGGAATGATCTTCTCTAGCGTTGATGAAGCACGAATTGCTTTTGCAAGCAAGGTTGTTCATTATCATACACGAGTAGGTATTCAGACTTCTTCATTCCCAAGCGAAAAGCCATTTACTGACGAGCAACGTTCAAAGATTATGATCACTTCGGTAGGTAAGTTATTCTTTAACGAAATTTTGCCTTCAGATTTCCCATATATCAACGAACCATCAGAAGATAACTTTAAGCGAGTTGATGATAGTTTCTTTATTGATGCTGGTGAAAATATACATGATTATTTGGCTGATACATCGATCGTTAATCCTTTCAAGAAGGGCTTCTTGTCAGATATTATCGCTGAAGTATATAAGCGTTATAAGGTGACAGAAACTTCATTATTGTTGGATCGTATGAAAGATTTGGGTTACGACAAGTCTACTGAATCTGGTTTAACAGTGTCAATGACGGATGTATTGGAATTAGAGGAAAAACCTGCTATTCTTGAAGACGCTCATAGTCAAGTTGCCACAGTAACAAAGCAGTTCCGTCGTGGTTTGATAACTGATTCGGAACGTTATCAACGTGTAACCGAAATTTGGACAAAAGCCAAGGATATTATTCAAGACAAGTTGATTGAATCGTTTGAACCAACGAACCCTATCTTTATGATGCAAGATTCTGGGGCTCGAGGTAACATTTCGAACTTCGTTCAATTAGCTGGTATGCGTGGATTGATGGCTGGACCTGGTGGTAAGATTATTGAATTGCCAGTTACAGCTAACTTCCGTGAAGGTTTGACAGTGATGGAAATGTTTATTTCTACTCACGGAGCTCGTAAGGGAATGTCAGATACGGCCTTGAAGACAGCTAACTCAGGTTACTTGACACGTCGACTAGTTGATGTGGCTCAAGATGTTATTGTACGTGAGTTTGACAATGATTCAGATCGTGGTGTTGCTGTTCAAGCAATTATGGATGGCACATCTGTGGTTGAACCATTGTACGATCGTATTCTCGGTCGTTATGCAATGAAGTCTGTATTTGACCCTGAAACAGATGAAAAGATTGTTTCACGTAATGAAATGATTGATGAAGATGTTGCCAAGAAGATTGTGAATGCTGGTATTAAAGAAGTAACTATTCGTTCAGTCTTTACATCAACAACGGAACACGGTGTTTCAGTGCTTGACTATGGTCGAAACTTAGCATCTGGTGAAGAAGTTGAAGTTGGTGAAGCCGTTGGAACTGTTGCTGCACAATCAATCGGTGAGCCAGGTACGCAATTGACAATGCGTAACTTCCACACGGGTGGAGTTGCCGGTGGTAATGATATTACGCAAGGTTTGCCTCGTGTTCAAGAAATTGTTGAGGCGCGTATTCCTAAGGGACGTGCAGAAATTTCTGAAGTTACGGGTACAATTACTGTAATTGAAGAAAATCCTGCAGACCGCACAAAGTCAGTTACAATTGAAGGCGAAACTGATACAAGAACTTATACATTACCTTTGACAACACGTATGCGTTTTGGTGAAGGTGACGAAATTAAGCGTGGTGAGGCTATCAACGAAGGACCAATTGATCCTAAAGAGTTGTTAGCTGTTACAGACACTTTGACAACAGAATCATATATGCTAACTGAAATTCAAAAGGTTTACCGTTTGCAAGGTATTGAAGTTTCTGACAAACATATTGAAGTAATGATTCGTCAAATGTTACGTAAAATCCGTGTCATGGATCCAGGTCAAACAGACTTGTTGCCAGGAACATTAATGGATATCGCTGATTTCAAGCGCGCTAACGAACCAGCTTTGTTTGAAGGCTTAGTACCAGCGACTGCTCGTCCAGTTCTGTTGGGAATTACTAAGGCTGCGCTTGAGACAAATTCATTCTTATCTGCCGCATCCTTCCAAGAAACAACACGTGTTTTGACAGATGCTGCTATTCGTGGCAAAAACGATCCACTTGTTGGTTTGAAAGAGAACGTTATTATTGGTAAGATTATTCCTGCCGGAACTGGTATGGCTGAATATCGCAAGATCAAGAGTAAAGTTGTCGGGGATGTTATCGCTCAACCTGAGTCTGAAAGCGAAGAAGCTTCAGATATTCCTAAGTTAGACGATGTTGCAAAAACATTTGACAACTAA
- a CDS encoding DNA-directed RNA polymerase subunit beta, translating into MVGHLVKYGKHRTRRSYASIKEVLDVPNLIEIQTASYQWFLNDGIKEMFGDIMPIDDFQGTLSLEYVDYQLMEPKYNIDEAREHDANYSAPLHVTLRLTNHETGEIKSQDVFFGDFPLMTEQGTFIINGAERVIVSQLVRSPGIYYNQTTDKNGRPHFGTTVIPNRGAWLEYETDAKGIANVRIDRTRKLLMTELVRALGFGSDSDIIDIFSDQYDALNMTLEKDVHKDMSDSRVEEALKDVYERLRPGEPKTADSSRALLVARFFDPKRYDLASVGRYKINKKLSLKTRLLNQTLAETLADPDSGEIIAEKGTLVDKEVISKLTPYLDREDFKTTTYTPSGDAVLEEPVTLQKIKIESPENPEKTLLLIGNGHIDEDDRTVRPADILAGMNYFLNLQEGVGHVDDIDHLGNRRIRSVGELLQNQFRIGLTRMERVVRERMSIQDANTVTPQQLINIRPVVAAVKEFFGSSQLSQFMDQTNPLGEMNHKRRLSALGPGGLTRDRAGVEVRDVHYTHYGRIDPIETPEGPNIGLINSLATYGRINKYGFVETPYRRVDWTTHKVTDKIDYLTADEEDNYIVAQANSPLNEDGSFVHNTVMARFGEENIETPIDRIDYMDVSPKQVVSVGTAAIPFLENDDSNRALMGANMQRQAVPLLDPHSPLVGTGIEYKAAHDSGVAMIARASGEVEYVDGRQIRVRREDGQLDTYELMKFRRSNGGKNYNQKPIVHVGEHIEADEVLADGPSMEQGELALGQNPLIAFMTWQGYNFEDAIVLNERLVREDVYTSIHIEEYDSEARDTKLGPEEMTREIPNTGEDQLKDLDADGIIRVGAEVHDGDILVGKVTPKGVTELSAEERLLHAIFGEKAREVRDTSLRVPHGGGGVVQNVRIYTPENGDELAPGVNMMVRVYIAQKRKIQVGDKMAGRHGNKGTVSVVVPEEDMPYMPDGTPIDILLSPMGVPSRMNIGQVLELHLGFAAKKLGIHVASPVFDGASDDEIEMALREAGLPQDGKSVVYDGRTGEAFDKRVGVGVMHYMKLAHMVDDKIHARSIGPYSLVTQQPLGGKAQFGGQRFGEMEVWALEAYGAAYTLQEILTYKSDDVAGRVKVYESIIKGEPIPRPGVPESFRVLVKELQALGLDMQVLDGAGDEVELRQMDEDDSILPVDALEKLARTNPDLLNKDDEEVAAAFSKVEEQSQTFEEK; encoded by the coding sequence GTGGTAGGACATTTAGTAAAATACGGTAAGCACCGTACTCGTCGTTCATATGCTAGCATCAAAGAAGTACTTGATGTACCGAATTTGATTGAAATTCAAACGGCATCATATCAATGGTTTTTGAACGATGGTATTAAGGAAATGTTTGGCGACATCATGCCAATCGATGATTTCCAAGGTACTTTATCTTTGGAATACGTTGATTATCAATTAATGGAACCAAAATATAATATTGACGAAGCACGTGAGCATGATGCAAACTATTCTGCACCACTACACGTTACATTACGTTTAACGAACCACGAAACTGGTGAAATTAAGTCGCAAGATGTATTCTTTGGTGATTTTCCATTAATGACAGAGCAAGGAACGTTCATTATTAATGGAGCAGAGCGTGTTATTGTTTCACAGCTTGTTCGTTCACCCGGTATTTATTATAATCAGACAACTGATAAAAACGGACGTCCGCATTTTGGAACGACTGTTATTCCTAACCGTGGCGCATGGTTGGAGTATGAAACTGATGCCAAGGGCATTGCTAACGTCCGCATTGATCGCACGCGTAAGTTGCTAATGACTGAATTAGTACGTGCACTTGGATTTGGTTCGGATTCAGACATTATTGATATTTTTTCAGATCAATATGATGCATTGAACATGACCCTTGAAAAAGATGTCCATAAGGATATGTCAGATTCTCGTGTTGAAGAAGCATTGAAGGATGTATACGAACGTTTGCGTCCAGGTGAACCAAAGACTGCTGATTCATCACGTGCACTATTAGTTGCTCGTTTCTTTGATCCAAAGCGTTATGATTTAGCTTCTGTGGGCCGTTATAAGATTAATAAAAAGCTGTCACTTAAGACACGTTTGTTAAACCAAACATTAGCAGAAACATTGGCTGACCCTGATTCTGGTGAAATTATTGCTGAAAAAGGTACGTTAGTTGATAAGGAAGTTATTTCTAAATTAACACCATATTTGGATCGTGAAGATTTTAAGACAACAACATATACTCCATCAGGTGATGCTGTTCTTGAAGAACCTGTAACCCTTCAAAAAATCAAAATCGAATCTCCCGAAAACCCAGAAAAGACATTGTTGTTGATTGGCAATGGGCACATTGATGAAGATGATCGTACAGTACGTCCAGCTGATATCTTGGCAGGTATGAACTACTTCTTGAACTTGCAAGAAGGTGTTGGTCATGTTGATGATATTGACCACTTGGGTAACCGTCGTATTCGTTCTGTTGGTGAATTGTTGCAAAACCAATTCCGTATTGGCTTAACGCGTATGGAACGTGTTGTTCGTGAACGCATGTCAATTCAAGATGCCAACACGGTTACACCACAACAGTTAATCAATATACGTCCTGTTGTAGCCGCTGTCAAAGAATTCTTTGGTTCTTCACAATTGTCACAGTTTATGGATCAAACTAACCCATTGGGTGAAATGAACCACAAACGTCGTTTGTCAGCTCTTGGACCGGGTGGTTTGACTCGTGATCGTGCCGGCGTTGAAGTTCGAGATGTTCACTATACACATTACGGTCGTATTGATCCGATTGAAACACCAGAAGGTCCTAACATTGGGTTGATTAACTCGTTGGCCACTTATGGTCGCATTAACAAATATGGTTTTGTTGAAACACCATACCGTCGTGTTGATTGGACAACTCATAAGGTTACAGATAAGATTGATTATTTGACAGCCGATGAAGAAGATAACTATATTGTTGCTCAAGCTAACTCACCATTAAATGAAGATGGTAGCTTTGTCCACAACACAGTTATGGCTCGTTTTGGTGAAGAAAACATTGAAACACCAATTGATCGTATTGACTACATGGACGTTTCGCCAAAGCAGGTTGTTTCTGTTGGAACAGCTGCTATTCCGTTCTTGGAAAACGATGATTCCAACCGTGCTTTGATGGGTGCCAACATGCAACGTCAGGCAGTACCTTTGCTTGATCCACATTCACCATTAGTAGGAACAGGAATTGAGTATAAAGCAGCTCACGATTCTGGTGTTGCGATGATTGCACGCGCATCTGGTGAAGTTGAGTATGTGGACGGTCGCCAAATCCGAGTTCGTCGTGAAGATGGTCAGTTGGATACTTATGAATTGATGAAATTCCGTCGTTCAAACGGTGGTAAAAACTATAACCAAAAGCCAATTGTACATGTCGGTGAGCATATTGAAGCCGACGAGGTTTTGGCAGATGGTCCTTCAATGGAACAAGGTGAATTGGCCTTGGGGCAAAATCCCTTAATTGCTTTCATGACTTGGCAAGGATATAACTTCGAAGATGCCATTGTCTTAAATGAACGTTTGGTCCGTGAAGATGTTTATACTTCAATTCACATCGAAGAATACGATTCAGAAGCGCGAGACACAAAACTTGGACCGGAAGAAATGACTCGTGAAATTCCTAACACTGGTGAAGATCAGTTAAAGGATTTGGATGCGGACGGTATTATTCGTGTCGGTGCTGAAGTGCACGATGGGGATATCTTAGTTGGTAAGGTAACGCCTAAGGGTGTTACTGAACTTTCTGCTGAAGAACGTTTATTGCATGCCATTTTTGGCGAAAAAGCGCGTGAAGTACGTGATACATCATTACGTGTTCCTCATGGCGGCGGCGGTGTCGTTCAAAACGTTCGTATTTATACACCTGAAAATGGTGATGAATTAGCACCAGGTGTCAACATGATGGTTCGTGTTTATATTGCACAAAAGCGTAAAATTCAAGTCGGTGATAAGATGGCTGGTCGTCATGGAAACAAGGGAACTGTTTCTGTTGTTGTGCCAGAAGAAGATATGCCATATATGCCTGATGGAACACCTATTGACATTCTATTGTCACCCATGGGTGTGCCATCACGTATGAATATTGGGCAAGTACTTGAATTGCACTTAGGATTTGCTGCCAAGAAACTTGGTATTCATGTTGCTTCACCTGTCTTTGATGGTGCCAGTGATGATGAAATTGAAATGGCCTTACGTGAGGCTGGGTTACCACAAGACGGTAAGTCAGTTGTCTATGATGGTCGCACTGGTGAAGCTTTTGACAAGCGTGTTGGTGTTGGTGTCATGCATTATATGAAACTAGCGCACATGGTTGACGATAAAATTCATGCACGTTCAATTGGTCCTTACTCACTTGTTACACAACAGCCTTTGGGTGGTAAAGCCCAGTTTGGTGGACAGCGTTTCGGTGAAATGGAAGTTTGGGCTTTGGAAGCTTATGGTGCAGCTTACACATTGCAAGAAATCTTGACGTATAAGTCAGATGATGTTGCAGGCCGTGTTAAAGTGTATGAATCAATTATTAAGGGTGAACCAATTCCTCGTCCTGGTGTACCAGAGTCTTTCCGTGTTTTGGTTAAAGAATTGCAGGCACTTGGCTTGGACATGCAAGTACTAGATGGTGCAGGTGATGAAGTTGAGTTGCGTCAAATGGATGAAGATGATTCAATTTTGCCTGTTGATGCACTTGAAAAGCTAGCCCGTACAAATCCTGATCTGTTAAACAAAGATGATGAAGAAGTTGCTGCAGCCTTCTCTAAGGTTGAAGAACAAAGTCAAACATTTGAGGAAAAATAA
- a CDS encoding sigma factor translates to MGTDRLIGAVIAAQRGHEFAYNVLIKHLKAAIFDVHSRKISGRMKQDDWYSEGLEILMKCVQKYDCNRPRAKFSTYFITALSNRATDLVRHHYTEKAQFNYKMLAMDDDLTTINVGTDTYNPEHIFALRESLSKINMAESVAFKEALLQIIGVLKYDIEDSEKRRFEQMQYRLKKIIQEIAIK, encoded by the coding sequence TTGGGGACAGATAGATTAATTGGAGCAGTTATCGCGGCGCAAAGGGGGCACGAATTTGCGTATAATGTATTGATTAAACATTTGAAAGCGGCTATATTTGATGTGCATTCGCGAAAGATTAGCGGTCGAATGAAACAGGATGATTGGTATTCAGAGGGATTAGAAATCCTGATGAAGTGTGTACAAAAGTATGATTGTAATCGACCACGGGCTAAATTTTCGACTTATTTTATTACGGCGTTATCAAATAGGGCTACTGATTTAGTTCGTCATCACTACACTGAAAAAGCGCAATTTAACTATAAAATGCTGGCTATGGATGACGATTTAACGACTATTAATGTGGGAACTGACACATATAATCCAGAGCATATTTTTGCATTGCGTGAATCACTTTCAAAAATAAATATGGCTGAATCCGTTGCTTTCAAAGAAGCACTATTACAAATCATAGGGGTACTTAAATATGATATTGAAGATAGTGAAAAAAGACGATTTGAGCAAATGCAATATCGTTTAAAAAAGATCATACAAGAGATTGCTATAAAATAA
- a CDS encoding Mini-ribonuclease 3, whose protein sequence is MHNLNYRQMNGLSLAYIGDAIYELEVRRHLLSLGLTKVNELQKRSKHYVSAKAHAALFEQMMVSNILTDDELDYFKRGRNAKSHTKAKNTDVITYRISTGVEALFGYLYMSEQHERILELMTWIFEQVETGSTNK, encoded by the coding sequence ATGCATAATTTAAATTACAGACAAATGAACGGATTATCGCTGGCTTATATTGGCGATGCAATCTATGAACTAGAAGTACGACGGCACTTATTGTCTTTAGGCTTAACAAAAGTAAATGAACTACAAAAACGTAGTAAACATTATGTTTCCGCGAAAGCGCATGCTGCGTTATTTGAGCAAATGATGGTAAGCAATATCCTAACCGATGATGAATTAGATTATTTCAAACGTGGTCGTAATGCTAAGTCACATACAAAAGCAAAAAATACTGATGTCATTACGTATCGAATTTCAACAGGTGTTGAAGCATTATTTGGTTATTTGTATATGTCTGAACAACATGAGCGCATCTTAGAACTAATGACATGGATTTTTGAACAGGTGGAGACAGGGAGTACAAACAAATGA
- the rlmB gene encoding 23S rRNA (guanosine(2251)-2'-O)-methyltransferase RlmB, whose protein sequence is MKPTESTEFVYGHHASVESLKSTQEINKVWLQTGLQDKIRNEITQLAKKKKLVIQQAPKSKLDELTDGGNHQGVVLSVAAFEYASIDDLFEQADKKGEAPFFVILDGIEDPHNLGSILRTADAAGVHGIIIPKRRAVQLTATVAKTSTGAIEHVPVARVTNLVNIVEELKKRNVWVFGTDMAGDDYRRWDANGAVALIIGNEGRGISPLLKKKVDGMVTIPMVGHVQSLNASVAASLLIYQGYNSRNPL, encoded by the coding sequence ATGAAACCAACAGAATCAACAGAATTCGTTTACGGGCATCATGCCAGTGTTGAATCGTTAAAAAGCACGCAAGAAATAAATAAGGTTTGGCTACAAACAGGATTACAAGACAAAATTCGTAACGAAATTACGCAATTGGCCAAGAAGAAGAAGTTGGTTATTCAGCAGGCACCAAAGTCAAAACTAGATGAGCTAACCGATGGTGGTAATCATCAAGGTGTTGTTTTAAGTGTGGCGGCCTTTGAGTACGCGTCAATTGATGATTTATTTGAACAGGCTGACAAAAAAGGCGAAGCACCATTTTTTGTCATTTTAGATGGCATTGAAGATCCACACAACTTAGGGTCTATTTTGCGTACTGCTGATGCAGCTGGAGTTCACGGTATTATTATTCCAAAACGTCGGGCAGTTCAACTGACGGCAACCGTTGCTAAGACATCTACTGGAGCCATTGAACATGTTCCTGTTGCTCGAGTGACGAACTTAGTAAATATAGTGGAAGAGCTTAAGAAGCGTAATGTTTGGGTTTTTGGAACAGACATGGCTGGTGATGATTATCGCCGTTGGGATGCAAATGGCGCGGTAGCGTTGATTATTGGTAATGAAGGGAGAGGCATTTCGCCATTATTAAAGAAAAAAGTTGATGGTATGGTCACGATTCCAATGGTGGGGCATGTTCAGAGTTTGAATGCTAGTGTTGCTGCTAGTTTGTTGATTTATCAAGGATATAATTCACGAAATCCGTTGTAA
- a CDS encoding PTS transporter subunit IIC — protein MKSVKHSSAATIKKFIIDILNGTSLGIVLTLIPSALVSQLLLLFSGNEIATQIAFMTTLIQSTLPLVAGFAVGQILKLTVIDSGAIALSMFVSAGVVKSTANGAIISGSGVMLNILLVAFLASILVKFTEKSFGHFKILLQPLFVAVIAGGIGLMTLQPISVLQTWIGDGVAYATELTPLVMGAALGVIFAFLIVSPLSSVGIAMAISLAGVGSGAANAGITVASFTLALMGASVNPIGGTLAHFVGSPKIQMANMLVKPKLFIPTSIGAAIMGAVATMLNIKGTPFSAGFGFSGLVGPLTAWSESDKSLVSIFSILLVFVILPVIIATVLKWLFMTKLKMIKAEDLKLTLQ, from the coding sequence GTACGAGCTTGGGTATAGTTTTGACTTTAATTCCTAGTGCATTGGTCAGTCAATTACTGCTATTGTTTTCTGGTAACGAAATTGCTACCCAGATTGCGTTTATGACGACACTGATTCAAAGTACATTGCCATTAGTAGCAGGATTTGCTGTGGGTCAAATTTTAAAATTGACAGTAATTGATTCAGGGGCCATCGCGCTTTCGATGTTTGTTTCTGCTGGTGTTGTGAAAAGCACAGCCAATGGCGCAATCATTTCTGGTAGCGGTGTGATGCTCAATATTTTGCTCGTAGCGTTTTTGGCATCTATATTGGTGAAGTTCACTGAGAAATCTTTTGGACATTTTAAAATATTATTACAGCCATTATTTGTAGCGGTTATTGCCGGCGGTATTGGGCTGATGACTTTACAGCCGATCAGTGTCTTGCAAACATGGATAGGGGATGGCGTCGCTTATGCTACTGAATTAACACCACTAGTAATGGGCGCGGCCTTGGGGGTGATTTTTGCTTTTCTTATTGTTTCCCCGTTATCTTCGGTAGGTATTGCGATGGCTATTAGCCTGGCAGGAGTTGGATCAGGCGCTGCTAATGCAGGAATTACAGTGGCAAGTTTTACATTAGCGTTAATGGGCGCTAGTGTGAATCCCATTGGTGGTACGTTGGCGCATTTTGTTGGCTCGCCAAAAATTCAAATGGCAAATATGTTAGTGAAACCCAAATTATTTATACCAACAAGTATTGGTGCGGCAATAATGGGGGCGGTAGCAACTATGTTGAATATCAAAGGGACGCCATTTTCCGCAGGATTTGGATTTTCTGGATTAGTCGGTCCGTTGACTGCTTGGTCGGAATCAGACAAAAGTCTTGTATCTATATTCAGCATTCTGCTGGTATTTGTCATACTTCCTGTTATTATCGCCACAGTTTTAAAATGGTTATTCATGACTAAGTTAAAAATGATTAAAGCAGAAGATCTCAAGCTAACGTTGCAGTAA